The following is a genomic window from Bacteroidia bacterium.
CGAGACACCGTTTGCGACAAGCGCCGTCACGGCGTCGTTGAAATTCGAATAGGTCCCGCTCGGTCCGATGGTGTAGACACCGTTGAGCTGAGCATGCACGCTGGGTGAAAGAAGTCCTAAGCCGAGGAGCAGGACGCCCAGGAGAAGGAAGCGTAATCCACGAGAACGGGTAAGAGAGATTTTCATCATGAGGCTCCTGTATGTGATGTACTCTGTGGTCGTTTTATTGGAATCTGTTTCTGGTGAAGATCCGTCTGCATGAGCATCAGGGCTCCTGGCCTGAACCGAGTCGCTGTCCGGCAGGTCATAGTGAATATAAAGCACATCACCGCTGCATGCAAGGGAAAATAGAGAATTCTTTTCACAGTGATTATTTGCCACGTTATTTCTGCCCGTTGACTTGACGATTCGCCCATTTTCATTGATTTTAACACCATTTTCATGAGATTATTTTTCACACTGAATGTTTTGTGGGCCATGAGCCGGCAGCTGACGGGTGAACACGAGGGATTTCAGGTCCTTTGGTCCATGATGGTGGTGACCGTAACTCGGGGTAATTGCAGAATTCAGCCGGGCTTGGCTTCTTATCAAACTCGTCGTCTATTGCGAGTGTAAGGTTCCGTGGAATATCGGATTCACTTATTCACGGGAGATGGGCGATTCATGTATCGCCCACTTCTCTGTAGCCGCTTCGCGCATGTACAAGTATTTTCACGGATTATCATTGGGCGTTTTGGATGAGGGGCGTCATTGAACACAGTACCAAGGCGGGAAGTGCGTGGGAGAAGTCAGGCGGCAGCAAAATGGGCGATTCATGTATCGCCCATTTTCCTTTCACTGCTTCGCGCATGCGTAAACATTTTCGCGGATTTTCATTGGGCGTTTTGGATGAGGAGCATCATTGAACACAGTGCCCAGGCGGGAAGTGCTTGGGAGAAGTCAGGCGGCAACAAAATGGGCGATTCATGTATCGCCCACTTTCCTTTCACTGCTTCGCGCAGGACCAACGATTTGTAACGATTTTCGTTGAGCGTCCTCGAAGAGGAGAAGCAATGGTCACGGTACCGTGGCGCAAAACTTCCCGTAAATGGTATCTTTGTCCCACACGGTAATCAGCGACGATAGCGGATGCATCGCTGCCGTACGTGAGGCCACAGCAAACACCCTACTCTCTGATGAAGCGCTTCGCTTCGCTATTGCGTCTGGAGCTGCAGCAACATGCGTTCGGCGGTATCGATGAGCTGCCGTTGCGCCGCCGGATCACCCACCCTATGTCCTTCAGGTGAGGCGAGAAAACGCCGGAGCTGTTCCGCGGCCGCAGCTGGATCAGGGGTATCGAGCCGCAATAATGCTTGCGCCAGATAGAGCGAGGGGAGCGTAAATTGATTGTCGAACTCTATCGCCCTTCGCAGAACCACGACGGCTTCCTCGTAGCGGCCGTTCGCGAGTAATACACGACCCGCATACGCCGCAAGGGTGCCACTGGATTCAATCGCCGCGGCAGCAGACGCGAACTGCGCTATCGATTCCGGTGGTATGCCGCGTGCCTCGCGCATCAACCCCTCGGCGAGCACCACCCCCACCCCTGCGGTTTCAAGTGCACGAAGACTGTCAAGATACGTACGCGCCAGTGACGGCTGCAGCGCACCGGCGAGGCCGAGATACTCCGCCTGCATCAGCGTTTCCGTGTACACTTCCTCGAAACTGCGCATACTTCCTTCATACAGCTTCTCTACACCGCCGTCTTTCATCCGTCTCAATCGTTCCAGTATACCGCCCAACGCGCTTGTGAATGCAAGCTCCCGTTCCGCACCGCGCATGGTTGTCACCGCCGCAAGAACATATTTCCGGAAATCATCGGGGTAGCCAACCATCTCGGTCTTCTTTTGTATCGCCCAGGCCACGCCGACGCTATTCCCCACGCTTTGATAGTATTTCCGAAGATGTTCGTAACCGTTCAGAGCAAAATCTCCGGGTATCAATTCATCATCCAGTGCAATGACATCACGAAAACGGGCCACAGACGCTTCCGTTGTGATGTTTACCGCAAGCCAGGGCAGTGTGCCCGCAAGCATGGCTCCGGCGAGGACGTACGACAACCACGAACGACGGGCGGCATCACTCTGCGACCGCAGCAGGGTGAGTACATACATCCCCAAAGCGACACCGAACAGTGCGTTGACATCCCAATCCCGCGCCATACCGAAGCCGGTGTAGCCGAAAAAGAGAAGAAATCCCAGAAAAAGGACGTGCGCCAGCGCAATGGCCGCTTCGGTACCGATTTTTCTGGTCCAAAGAAATGGCAGCACCATAAGGAGGGGGCCACCCACCAGGAGGAGTATGTTCACGACATCCAGAAGATGAGCCGGATGAAGCAACGTATAGTGCTGCATTGCGCCCTCCTCCCCAAACGGCGACAGCGAGAGAATGACGCGGCTGCCCTCGAACGCGGTTCCGCTTGCGAAATACCACAATCCCCCGAGCAGCAAGGCTGCGGCGGTGCCAATCCGCAACATGCGCATCGTGGCGGATCCGTCATCCTCCTTCAACCCACGAGCATGCAGGAGAAGCAGAAAACCCGGCAGCAACAATAGCGACATGAAATGAAATGCAACGCAAAACCCCAAGAGCACGGCCGGTATCCATACCGGTACTTCCCCGCGAACAGCCCTGTCCGTACTGAAAAAATAGGCCGTGCCGGCCGTGAGGAGCAAGGTGTAGTACTCGACATATCCGAAAAAGAACAACGCCCCGGGTGCCAGCAACAGTACTGCCAATCCGGCAACGCGCACGGCGCCGTCGTTGCTGAAGCGTCGCATCCCCGAGAACACCACAAACACATACACTGCGCCTGCAACCGCGCCGCTCAGCCACCACGCCGCCTGCGGATTGCCCAGCAATCCGCTTCCCTCGGACGCGGACCAGAGCAGCGTGCTCAGACCGGCGAGGAGATACCCTGTGAGCGGAGCGGATAAGAGCGAATACAGCACTGTGTCCGACACATCCATCCCTCGTACCAGACGGAAATGTTCGGCGAGATAGACTGCCCCGTCACCGAGGAAGTAGGTGTCCATCCGGAAGCCCCAGAACAGCGCCGCGCAACCAAGCGTCGCAACCAACACCACTGTGCGCCCGCTCCACTTTTCCATCCATGCCGCTTTGAGACGAAACATCGGGTAGGCAATGCCGAGCGCGAGAAGCACACCAAACGCGCTGACGGTATACATGGCCCAGTCCGGTAAATAGGCGAGATAGGATATTCCCCAAAGGCGTGCGTCCGGTTGATAGGCCGCAAATATTCGCAGCAGGACAAGCAGTACGAATACGGTGCCGCTTCGATACAGCAACGCTTTCGATGGCAGATTCCGGCCATCGGTTTTACCTGTGGTCTGAGCAGGCCTGGGTCTCTTCGATTTCATCGGACTGACGTTCCTGTGCGGAGGGGGGGTGTTATTCTACAATGACGCTTTTATGCGCTATCCCGCTGTGTGTTACCAGCCGCAGCATATACATGCCGGGCACTACGTCCGGGCAGCGCAGAGTAGAGGTCGCGGGCAAGACGGCGGACCATACCCGGCGGCCAAGCACGTCGTACAAATACGCTTGGTTCAGCCCCGGCTCAACGGCACCCAGCGCGAAGCTCTCGCCGCGCCGGAGGGGCTGCGGCCAAAGCTCGATGCTGTGCACCGATGTCCATGCCGCATCGATGCGTGTTGTGGTCGTAAAGGCTTTGCGGAGTTCCTCCCACAATTCCGGGAGCACCCCGTCGTAACCCAGGGCCCACATCCCGACGCCGCCCAGATTGCGCTCCTTCGCGAAGGCATATTTGAGCCCGAGACTCTGGGCGTCGTCGTACCAGCATTGTCGCCATGCGGACGGACGGTAAGCGATCCAGGGCACGGAATAGCTCTCACTCCACTGCCGGGGAAAATGCGCGAGTATGTCGGGTATGACCGAGTAGATTCGAGCGTTGGCCCTGTCGGTAGCCGGAGATTGCTGCCTGTCGTCCTGTACCGGCCAGTCGTAACCGTAATACGGTACACCGAGAAGAAATTTTTCCGCCGGGACTCCATGGGAAAGGTACCAGTCTACGCTTTTCTCCACGTTGAGGGAAAAACCCCGCAACGGGGCGACGGGCCCTGCCGCCGTGCTTCCGGACCAGGAATAGTCGTACCCCATGATGAAGAACAGGTCTATATATTCCGCAAGCGACGACACATCCCAACTGCCCGACCAATCCACAGCGGGCGCCGCGGCACTGATGATCATGCCTTCGCCGTAGGCATCCAGCGCGTTGCGCAGTTTCGCGAAAAATGTCGTGAAATTGTCCCGCTGATCCGCCGGAACACTTTCAAAATCAATGCTCACACCGTCGGCAGCGCGCGCATGCACGAGCCGAACGAGCACGGCGCACAGCGTATCGCAGGCGACCGGATTGGCGAGCAAGGTCCGGTTCGCACCGGCACCGAAATTCGTCACCGTCAGAAGCACCTTCACGCCTGCGGCTTTTGCGCGTGCCGGAACTGTCGAGGTGAGCCAGCCCCGGGTGTTTGTCGGCAGACCGGAGGCCGGATCGATCTCGCAGGAAAAGTAGGCGACATGCGACAGCAGATCGAGGCGATACAGATCCACGGCATCGTCGGAGATCCAGTACGGGTGGTATCCATGCACGACATGCGTAAGCGCGTTGGGAGCCTTGCGAGGGAGGTGCTCTGGCTGCGCTTGCGGAAATACCGGCTGCGGTTGTTCGCGCTGATCCCGTTGATGCGCCCCCTCGACGTCCTGGCCCGAAGCCGGACAGACAGGCTGCAACAAGGACGCGATGGTAAACAACACGGAGAGAATACCGCCAAACGGGAGGGGACGCTGACACTCACTCATAATCGCAGGGTGTTCTTTCGGGATGAAATGAAACAGGAATGACGGCGTAGCAGAACATCATCGCAATTCGGCTTCAGGCGAAAGTCCCTCATCACCCGCGAGAGCGCTCAACTGATCCGGGGTGAATGCTCCGCGCTCGGTGATGAACTCTCGGACGTACTCGACAGGAGTCCACTCGAAGTAACGATTCCAGACAGAAAAATGGTCTTTCGTATTCCGAAGAATGAGTTCCTCTGGCGGGCGGTGTTCCACGACGATTTCCTCGCGAAGCTGCGGTGAAAACTTCAGCGAGTCGCTGAGCACGTACAACGGTACACCGAATTCCTTGCAGCAGATGGCAAGAGGGAGTGTACCGGTCTTGTTCAGCAGGTATCCGTCCGCGCTGACGCTGTCCGCACCGACAACCGCGTAGTCCACCTTGGAAAGCGCCACACCCATGGCGGCATCAGTAAGCAGTGTCGCGCTGATTCCATGCTCATCGAGATCGCGTATCGTGCGATGCCCCTCGAGCATGGGACGCGCCTCGAGCACAAAGGCCTGGGCGAGGAGACCGTGCTCCTGCAAGGCCCGCAGCGATGCGAGCACCGTCGAGCTCCTGCTCAGCGTCACGCAGCGCACGGGTGAAGTGAAGCGTGAGCAGAACAGTTCAGCTATAGCGGAACCGGATTCGGCGAGGATCTTTTCGAGCGAGGAAATATAAGCGATAGCGTCAGCGGTTTCCTCGTCTTTCTGTAACCTCGGGAGGAACTCGGATTTTAGTATATGCAGCACCGCATGCAGCGAAGGCATGCTTTTCTGCGATTGCTCGAGCAGGGCAAACCCCTCTTCGATATCGTCGAAACAATACCCAATAGCACAGTTCTCGCATAATGCGAGGAGCTTGCGAACGAGTTCCGTCGCTCCGGAGGTATTGTCTGTCGCCAGTTCCTGAAATTCAGCAAGCACAGTAGCTGTCCACAGTGAGACGCTCGGAAAAATAGGGCGATCCGCGGGAACAAACAACAGACCACAGAACACACAGAAAACACACCGAAAAGACAGAATGTACAGAGATGTTGAGCGTTGAGGGCGAGTATTTACGGAATGGAAGCGAGCGTTGACTTCGCCATCCTCTACGCGAGATCGAATGTACGTGTTTGTTTTCAATGACGTACCAGTTTTTCCGGCGAGATCTGGGCGCTGCACGGAACTTGAGTTTCCTGGAACCCACACTTTCCTGCCTTCGTCACGCTTTTTTGCGTTGCAAATGTGAGTCATTGTTTTCAATGACTTACGGGAATTCCGGTTGTGATTTGGGTGCTGCATTGGCGATATCAGGGCAGAGGTGCCTACTTCTTGCAGCGACAGGGCTCGTGAGAATAGCCATTCTTGGCGTCTTTGCGTTGAATTCCCTTCTGACTTCAGAAGAATGGAACGCAACGTCGCAGAGAAGCAGAGACGCGAAGTGAAGAGAGGGTGCTGTTTTCGTTTCGCGATTCAATGAGCCTCCTGCAGCGAGGAGGAAATTGTGATACCTTCCCGTTTCTCGGCTGCTGCAATGACGAAATCAGGAGAAAAGGCAGAATGCGCAGAGTTGCTGAGCGTTGAGGGCTTGTATTTGCGGAACGGAGGCGAGTGCATCGTTGTGAATGACACATGTACGAGCTGCGGGCGCTACGGTACTGCCGTACATTCGCTGCGTCTGACATGGCTTGCACGCATATTCGTCTCGCACTCTCATTCTCTGCGCATTTCGATCTCTGTTTTCTCTGCTCTCTGCTTGTACAATTCTCAATAAATAAACGCAAAGGGGTCGCTTTGCGCCGACCCCTTTGAACTGGAACCTT
Proteins encoded in this region:
- a CDS encoding tetratricopeptide repeat protein, encoding MKSKRPRPAQTTGKTDGRNLPSKALLYRSGTVFVLLVLLRIFAAYQPDARLWGISYLAYLPDWAMYTVSAFGVLLALGIAYPMFRLKAAWMEKWSGRTVVLVATLGCAALFWGFRMDTYFLGDGAVYLAEHFRLVRGMDVSDTVLYSLLSAPLTGYLLAGLSTLLWSASEGSGLLGNPQAAWWLSGAVAGAVYVFVVFSGMRRFSNDGAVRVAGLAVLLLAPGALFFFGYVEYYTLLLTAGTAYFFSTDRAVRGEVPVWIPAVLLGFCVAFHFMSLLLLPGFLLLLHARGLKEDDGSATMRMLRIGTAAALLLGGLWYFASGTAFEGSRVILSLSPFGEEGAMQHYTLLHPAHLLDVVNILLLVGGPLLMVLPFLWTRKIGTEAAIALAHVLFLGFLLFFGYTGFGMARDWDVNALFGVALGMYVLTLLRSQSDAARRSWLSYVLAGAMLAGTLPWLAVNITTEASVARFRDVIALDDELIPGDFALNGYEHLRKYYQSVGNSVGVAWAIQKKTEMVGYPDDFRKYVLAAVTTMRGAERELAFTSALGGILERLRRMKDGGVEKLYEGSMRSFEEVYTETLMQAEYLGLAGALQPSLARTYLDSLRALETAGVGVVLAEGLMREARGIPPESIAQFASAAAAIESSGTLAAYAGRVLLANGRYEEAVVVLRRAIEFDNQFTLPSLYLAQALLRLDTPDPAAAAEQLRRFLASPEGHRVGDPAAQRQLIDTAERMLLQLQTQ
- a CDS encoding glycosyl hydrolase family 18 protein, giving the protein MSECQRPLPFGGILSVLFTIASLLQPVCPASGQDVEGAHQRDQREQPQPVFPQAQPEHLPRKAPNALTHVVHGYHPYWISDDAVDLYRLDLLSHVAYFSCEIDPASGLPTNTRGWLTSTVPARAKAAGVKVLLTVTNFGAGANRTLLANPVACDTLCAVLVRLVHARAADGVSIDFESVPADQRDNFTTFFAKLRNALDAYGEGMIISAAAPAVDWSGSWDVSSLAEYIDLFFIMGYDYSWSGSTAAGPVAPLRGFSLNVEKSVDWYLSHGVPAEKFLLGVPYYGYDWPVQDDRQQSPATDRANARIYSVIPDILAHFPRQWSESYSVPWIAYRPSAWRQCWYDDAQSLGLKYAFAKERNLGGVGMWALGYDGVLPELWEELRKAFTTTTRIDAAWTSVHSIELWPQPLRRGESFALGAVEPGLNQAYLYDVLGRRVWSAVLPATSTLRCPDVVPGMYMLRLVTHSGIAHKSVIVE